In Topomyia yanbarensis strain Yona2022 chromosome 2, ASM3024719v1, whole genome shotgun sequence, one DNA window encodes the following:
- the LOC131679685 gene encoding uncharacterized protein LOC131679685: protein MNQLVSAMEPNSFLLNRSQLAARQAVPKELPDFNGDPEDWPLFWSMFNSSTQMCGFSNEENMLRLRKCLKGQALESVRCRLLHPSNVTGVMSTLKMLFGKPEALIHAITLKIRSLPPPDMDRLETLINFALSVENLCATIEACEVEDFMYNAALRYELIAKLPSQLKLDWAKHSRQLQSPKLSDLSAWLYLMAEDASSVLATAPAQRRPRFGRKEDRYLNLHADNQSSPDASPSRSQQQQTHVQRRPHEVNKECDLCDGSCSSLVKCETFQGLNYDARWSAVKERRLCKKCLRRHNGTCRLQKECGTNGCRYMHHPLLHKPSLTVRSATQQSQIERKCYLHQTQSNDILFRIVPVTLHGPNTEVQTYAFLDDGSELTLIEEGLACQLQLKGQIKPLCLKWTGGTRRVEEKSQMVDLSISATNNHHKYQLSGVRTVEELKLPHQTLIMKELEQKYAHLKGLPIDTYYHAIPRIIIGLDNTTLGHTLKGREGGANEPVAIKTRLGWTVYGSCNPNYSTSQFINHHSLQARHCDCKSDEELHKFMKEYFLLDSMGVVKLTTSLLSTEDQRAQNMLKEMTRPTNGRYETGLLWRYDNVRLPDSKAMATRRWHCLQRRLTKDQSLAMVLNEKIQDYLQKQYIRKLSPEEITVSRPRTWYLPIFPVTNPNKPSKVRIVWDAAAKAHGVSLNSVLLTGPDQLTPLLTVLNKFREFRVGICGDIREMYHQVLIREEDQHCQRFLWQDDKTTTEPSVFVMQVMTFGACCSPSSAQYIKNLNAVKYEQQYPIAVDAIVRRHYVDDMLTSLETEDQAIQLARDVKWVHSKGGFEIRNWVSNSPRVLEALRENVTEQKSLQLGSVTGTEKVLGMYWCTTSDTFTFRLSARHDPELLTGMRPPTKREALRTLMMVYDPLGSVEIRYRLGRTNRRRLVPKMAYLAQSSTICRERPDPSML from the exons ATGAATCAGCTGGTTAGCGCTATGGAGCCCAATTCCTTCTTGCTTAATCGTAGTCAGTTAGCCGCGAGACAGGCTGTACCAAAGGAACTTCCTGATTTCAACGGTGATCCCGAGGACTGGCCATTGTTTTGGTCGATGTTTAACTCATCGACACAGATGTGCGGATTCTCGAATGAAGAGAATATGCTACGTTTAAGGAAATGCTTAAAAGGGCAGGCATTGGAATCAGTACGTTGTCGATTGCTGCATCCTTCTAACGTGACTGGTGTCATGTCAACACTGAAGATGTTGTTCGGAAAACCTGAAGCCTTGATTCACGCGATAACTCTTAAAATCAGGTCGCTACCACCACCAGATATGGATAGGTTAGAAACGCTAATAAACTTCGCCTTGTCAGTAGAAAACCTTTGCGCCACGATTGAAGCATGTGAAGTAGAGGACTTCATGTACAATGCAGCCTTGCGGTACGAACTGATAGCGAAATTACCATCACAACTCAAGTTAGATTGGGCTAAACATTCAAGGCAACTGCAGTCGCCGAAATTATCAGACCTCAGTGCCTGGCTATATTTAATGGCTGAGGATGCTAGTTCAGTTTTAGCTACCGCCCCTGCGCAACGACGTCCTCGTTTTGGTAGAAAAGAAGACCGATATCTAAATCTTCACGCCGATAACCAGTCGTCTCCTGATGCTTCTCCCTCCCGCTCGCAGCAACAACAAACACACGTACAGCGCCGACCTCACGAGGTCAACAAAGAGTGTGACCTTTGCGACGGCAGCTGCTCGTCACTTGTGAAATGCGAAACATTCCAAGGTCTCAATTACGACGCTAGATGGTCCGCAGTTAAGGAGCGACGTCTTTGCAAAAAATGCCTTCGACGACACAATGGCACTTGCCGCCTGCAAAAAGAATGTGGTACGAACGGATGCAGGTACATGCATCATCCACTATTGCATAAACCCAGTCTGACGGTGCGCAGTGCGACACAGCAGTCGCAAATTGAACGGAAATGTTACTTACATCAAACACAGTCCAATGATATTCTTTTTCGAATAGTACCGGTTACACTACATGGTCCAAACACTGAGGTTCAGACATATGCGTTTTTGGATGACGGGTCAGAACTAACCCTTATAGAAGAAGGATTAGCATGTCAGTTACAACTCAAGGGGCAGATTAAACCGCTCTGCCTCAAATGGACAGGAGGGACTCGACGCGTCGAGGAAAAATCCCAGATGGTTGATTTGAGCATTTCAGCAACAAATAATCATCACAAATATCAGCTTTCCGGTGTACGGACGGTGGAAGAGCTCAAGCTGCCACACCAAACTTTGATTATGAAAGAGCTTGAACAGAAGTATGCGCATCTTAAAGGGTTACCAATAGACACGTATTACCATGCCATTCCACGCATAATAATAGGGCTTGATAACACTACCCTCGGACATACGCTAAAAGGACGAGAGGGAGGCGCAAACGAGCCAGTAGCAATTAAAACAAGGCTCGGTTGGACAGTTTATGGAAGCTGCAACCCTAACTACTCGACAAGTCAATTCATTAATCATCACTCGCTTCAAGCCCGTCATTGTGACTGTAAGTCAGATGAGGAacttcataaattcatgaaggAATACTTTTTGTTAGATAGCATGGGTGTAGTGAAACTAACCACTAGTCTGCTATCAACAGAAGATCAGAGAGCACAAAATATGCTGAAGGAAATGACGCGCCCCACGAACGGCCGATACGAAACTGGGCTGCTATGGCGGTACGATAACGTGAGGCTCCCGGACAGTAAGGCGATGGCGACGAGAAGATGGCATTGCTTGCAGCGACGACTTACAAAAGATCAGTCGCTGGCTATGGTGCTGAATGAAAAGATTCAAGATTACTTGCAAAAACAGTACATTCGGAAGTTGTCGCCTGAGGAGATTACTGTGAGTAGACCAAGAACCTGGTATTTACCAATTTTTCCCGTGACAAATCCCAATAAACCGAGCAAGGTCCGTATCGTTTGGGATGCAGCTGCAAAGGCACATGGAGTATCACTCAATTCTGTATTGCTCACAGGCCCGGATCAGCTCACACCGCTTTTGACGGTGCTAAATAAATTTCGCGAATTTCGCGTGGGCATTTGTGGAGACATACGCGAAATGTACCACCAGGTTCTAATTCGGGAGGAGGACCAACATTGCCAGCGTTTCCTTTGGCAGGACGACAAGACGACTACCGAACCGAGCGTATTCGTCATGCAAGTCATGACATTTGGTGCTTGCTGCTCACCTAGCAGTGCGCAATACATAAAGAACCTTAATGCGGTGAAGTATGAGCAACAGTACCCTATAGCGGTTGACGCCATTGTCAGACGACACTATGTCGATGACATGCTAACGAGTCTTGAGACAGAGGACCAGGCTATACAGCTCGCACGAGACGTCAAATGGGTGCATAGCAAAGGTGGTTTTGAGATTAGGAATTGGGTGTCAAACTCACCACGTGTGCTTGAAGCACTTCGGGAAAACGTTACTGAACAGAAAAGTCTTCAATTGGGTTCTGTAACAGGCACTGAAAAGGTACTAGGAATGTACTGGTGCACTACATCCGACACCTTTACCTTCCGACTGTCGGCTCGACATGATCCTGAGTTGCTAACTGGCATGCGGCCGCCAACGAAACGGGAAGCTCTCCGGACGCTGATGATGGTGTATGACCCACTTG GAAGTGTGGAGATCCGGTATCGGCTGGGACGAACGAATCGAAGGAGACTCGTACCAAAAATGGCTTACTTGGCTCAAAGTTCTACCATCTGTAGAGAACGTCCAGATCCCTCGATGCTTTAG